In Candidatus Syntrophoarchaeum caldarius, the following are encoded in one genomic region:
- a CDS encoding DNA alkylation repair enzyme, with amino-acid sequence MIDDVRDIIERGILSLHDALPEIRELASSDDWRKREDAATALVEITKKRKDEVVSEMIIWAEEKDPNIRRVSSEGLRGVARRNPEKILPVIEKLKTDNSLYVRKSVAALLRAISKKNPEFVADLCRKWAKLKNKNTNWIITQGIKKLSKEQQEELKSLLD; translated from the coding sequence ATGATAGATGATGTTAGGGATATAATTGAAAGAGGAATTCTTTCTTTGCATGATGCTCTTCCTGAAATAAGGGAACTTGCATCCAGTGATGATTGGAGAAAACGGGAAGATGCAGCTACTGCACTGGTAGAGATCACCAAAAAGAGGAAAGATGAAGTTGTAAGTGAGATGATAATATGGGCAGAGGAAAAAGACCCCAATATTCGCAGAGTCTCAAGTGAAGGATTGAGGGGTGTAGCGAGAAGAAATCCAGAGAAGATTTTACCAGTAATTGAAAAACTGAAAACTGACAATAGCCTTTATGTCAGAAAGTCCGTTGCTGCTCTTCTTAGGGCGATAAGCAAGAAAAATCCTGAATTTGTGGCGGATTTATGCAGAAAATGGGCAAAACTGAAAAATAAAAATACTAACTGGATAATAACACAGGGTATAAAGAAGTTATCAAAAGAGCAGCAGGAAGAATTAAAATCTTTATTAGATTAG
- a CDS encoding Radical SAM domain-containing protein — MVNEIKVKSILNKHKKRDDWFLDDYSVNPYSGCSFNCIYCYIRGSKYGENMAKTLSAKINAPELLEKQLSRRAKRGEYGIIALSSSTEPYMPIEEKLKLTRKLLEIILKYRFPVEIATKSKLVLRDLDLLKEIAKNAILPDDLEPKLKHGAIISFSISTLDEKLAKILEPGAPKPIERLDAMKRCKERGFFTGICFIPVLPFLSDSEEQVEETIKTVKEYGADFIFVGGLTLFGKGPADCKTLYYKFLEKYHPELVPKYKSLYRIFFAPSKEYQKELEEKSRRLCERYGIKNGII; from the coding sequence ATGGTTAATGAAATCAAAGTTAAATCAATACTAAACAAACACAAAAAGAGGGATGATTGGTTTTTGGACGATTATTCAGTAAATCCTTATTCGGGTTGTTCTTTCAACTGTATTTACTGCTACATAAGAGGGAGTAAATATGGAGAAAATATGGCAAAGACTTTATCGGCAAAAATAAACGCCCCGGAACTTCTGGAAAAACAGCTTTCAAGAAGAGCAAAGAGAGGAGAATATGGAATTATTGCTTTGTCATCTTCAACGGAGCCCTACATGCCAATTGAAGAAAAACTGAAGTTGACAAGAAAATTGCTTGAGATAATTCTGAAGTATAGATTTCCTGTTGAAATTGCTACTAAATCAAAACTTGTTTTGAGGGATTTGGATTTATTAAAAGAGATCGCTAAGAATGCAATTTTGCCAGATGATTTGGAACCTAAACTGAAACATGGGGCAATTATTTCCTTTTCCATCTCAACTCTGGACGAGAAATTGGCAAAAATTCTTGAACCGGGAGCTCCTAAACCTATAGAGAGATTGGATGCGATGAAAAGATGTAAAGAGAGGGGATTTTTTACTGGAATATGTTTTATTCCCGTTTTGCCATTTTTATCAGATTCTGAGGAACAAGTTGAGGAAACGATAAAAACTGTGAAGGAATATGGAGCAGATTTCATTTTTGTTGGTGGCTTAACTTTATTTGGTAAGGGGCCAGCGGATTGTAAGACTCTTTATTATAAATTCTTGGAAAAATATCATCCTGAGCTTGTGCCAAAATATAAGAGTTTATACAGAATCTTTTTTGCACCATCAAAAGAATATCAAAAAGAGCTTGAAGAAAAATCAAGGAGGTTGTGTGAGAGATATGGAATTAAAAATGGGATTATCTAA
- a CDS encoding nucleotidyltransferase: protein MIKDISVDEIKRTLKKYKSELKEKFGVKEIGVFGSYVRREQKKGSDIDILVEFHPDTEMDLIKFVELEEYLSKLLGIKVDLVMKSALKPRIGKRILKEVVYI from the coding sequence ATGATAAAAGATATATCAGTTGATGAAATAAAAAGAACTCTTAAAAAATATAAAAGTGAGCTAAAAGAGAAATTCGGAGTTAAAGAGATTGGTGTGTTTGGCTCCTATGTAAGAAGAGAACAGAAAAAAGGCAGTGATATTGACATCCTCGTTGAATTTCATCCAGATACTGAGATGGACTTAATAAAATTTGTTGAACTCGAAGAATATCTATCTAAACTATTAGGAATAAAAGTTGATCTGGTAATGAAATCTGCTCTTAAACCACGGATAGGAAAGCGGATATTGAAAGAGGTAGTTTATATATGA
- a CDS encoding protein containing DUF86, producing the protein MAGMRDKVIHGYFGVDIKVVWDTVTKRIPGLKPLVEKMLEELEEK; encoded by the coding sequence ATGGCTGGGATGAGAGACAAAGTTATTCACGGGTATTTTGGAGTAGATATCAAAGTTGTGTGGGATACTGTTACAAAGAGAATTCCGGGACTTAAACCACTGGTTGAGAAGATGTTAGAAGAGCTGGAGGAGAAATAG
- a CDS encoding beta-lactamase, translating to MPEKDKKDGQGNFIAGKGFNITMIKIITICLPLPYKLGTVNCYLIETDIGYILIDTGCSNKRTELEKELERAGCKPGNLKLIVLTHGDFDHTGNAAHLREKFGARIAMHHDDSGMSERGDMFWNRRKGNILLGMIARILFRFGKKERFKPDLYIDEGYDLSEYGLDAKVLHIPGHSKGSIGILTANGDLFCGDLLENKDKPVLSSIMDDLTTANASVEKLKRLEIKTVYLGHGKPFPMELFMKHHRKRDKEEN from the coding sequence GTGCCTGAGAAAGACAAAAAGGATGGGCAAGGAAACTTTATAGCTGGAAAGGGGTTTAACATAACTATGATAAAGATCATTACCATTTGTTTACCACTACCTTATAAGTTAGGTACCGTAAATTGCTACCTCATAGAAACCGACATCGGCTATATTCTGATCGACACAGGGTGCTCAAATAAGCGCACCGAGCTTGAAAAAGAACTTGAAAGAGCGGGGTGTAAACCCGGCAATCTCAAACTCATCGTTTTAACCCATGGAGATTTTGACCACACAGGTAATGCAGCTCATCTCCGTGAAAAGTTCGGTGCAAGGATAGCGATGCATCATGATGATTCGGGAATGAGCGAACGTGGAGACATGTTCTGGAACAGAAGAAAAGGCAATATTCTCCTTGGAATGATAGCTCGTATCCTGTTCAGATTTGGCAAAAAGGAAAGATTCAAACCAGATTTATATATTGATGAGGGATACGATCTCTCTGAATACGGACTCGATGCAAAAGTTCTTCATATTCCAGGCCACTCAAAAGGTTCAATAGGAATCCTGACAGCCAATGGCGACCTGTTTTGCGGAGATTTGCTTGAAAATAAAGACAAACCAGTTCTCAGCTCTATTATGGACGACTTAACAACGGCAAATGCCAGTGTTGAGAAACTGAAAAGATTGGAAATAAAAACTGTTTATCTAGGGCATGGAAAGCCCTTCCCGATGGAACTGTTTATGAAACATCACCGAAAAAGGGATAAAGAGGAAAATTAA
- a CDS encoding flavodoxin/nitric oxide synthase: MKALVIYDSVFGNTEQIAQVIGNAMGSQAEVNILRVGNVKPEHLTGLDVLIVGSPTRGFKPTKAITNFLKRIPKNGLKGVKVAAFDTRFTMSAIEESRVLPFFVRLFGYAAKPISDRLKKKGGELIIPPEGFFVEGVEGPLKEGELERAADWAKQIIATQ, translated from the coding sequence ATGAAAGCATTGGTAATTTACGATTCGGTTTTTGGCAATACAGAGCAAATAGCCCAAGTGATTGGTAACGCGATGGGTTCCCAAGCAGAGGTCAACATACTTCGTGTGGGTAATGTGAAGCCAGAACATTTGACAGGTTTGGACGTGCTCATCGTCGGCTCTCCTACCCGGGGATTCAAACCTACAAAAGCGATTACAAATTTTCTGAAAAGAATTCCAAAAAATGGTCTAAAAGGTGTCAAGGTAGCTGCATTTGATACCAGGTTTACAATGAGTGCTATAGAAGAATCACGCGTGTTACCATTTTTTGTAAGATTATTTGGCTATGCCGCCAAGCCGATCTCAGACAGACTCAAGAAAAAAGGGGGAGAATTGATCATCCCTCCTGAAGGGTTCTTTGTAGAAGGGGTAGAAGGTCCACTGAAAGAAGGCGAACTTGAACGAGCTGCGGATTGGGCAAAGCAAATCATAGCAACACAATAA
- a CDS encoding cobyrinic acid a,c-diamide synthase produces the protein MKFPRIIFAGSGSGVGKTTITTGVMSALTGRGFDVQGYKVGPDYIDPGYHRKATGHSSRNIDSVLMTPATIKEIFFRNSTSKDLSIIEGVRGLFEGISIHQEEGSTAHIAKILKAPVILIVNAKSITKSAAAIVHGFKSFDREVMIKGVILNNIAGEEHRKKVVTAVEDLAGVSVIGAIPRSEEMEICDRHLGLIPMVESGIELEGIRSVIETYVDLDRILEIAESAPEIETEAPVVFLRQEGIGDGIFRVGVAYDDAFNFYYEDSLDLLRINGCEPVFFSPLSDKRLPQLDGLYIGGGYPEVFAKELSRNESMLKDLQRVLDDGIPTIAECGGLIYLGKKLAGSRGVGFLPIESGMNGRHVKFTVAETINDSVLFAKGKRVLGHEFHYTAVHDPPEDLRFAYRMLRGNGIDGKHDGIIQGGTLASYMHLHFASDPESVVRFREAMEAFRRG, from the coding sequence ATGAAATTTCCAAGAATCATATTTGCAGGATCGGGTAGCGGCGTCGGGAAGACCACAATCACAACAGGCGTGATGTCAGCCCTGACAGGGCGTGGTTTTGATGTCCAGGGTTATAAGGTCGGACCTGATTATATCGATCCCGGATACCACCGCAAGGCAACAGGGCATTCATCTCGAAATATTGACAGTGTGCTGATGACACCAGCGACAATAAAAGAGATCTTCTTTCGAAACAGCACCAGCAAGGATTTATCGATCATCGAAGGTGTAAGAGGGTTATTTGAGGGGATCTCGATACATCAGGAAGAGGGGAGCACAGCGCATATTGCAAAGATCCTGAAAGCCCCCGTAATCCTGATCGTGAATGCAAAGAGTATTACAAAGAGCGCCGCAGCGATCGTTCACGGGTTTAAATCCTTTGATCGTGAGGTTATGATAAAAGGTGTAATCCTGAACAATATCGCCGGCGAGGAGCACAGAAAGAAGGTGGTTACCGCGGTCGAGGATCTCGCAGGGGTCAGTGTGATTGGTGCAATCCCCAGATCCGAAGAGATGGAGATCTGTGACAGACATCTTGGACTTATTCCGATGGTTGAGTCAGGAATTGAGCTTGAGGGGATTCGCTCTGTTATCGAGACGTACGTAGATCTTGACAGAATCCTTGAGATCGCAGAGAGTGCTCCAGAAATAGAGACGGAAGCCCCTGTGGTTTTTTTAAGGCAAGAGGGCATTGGTGATGGTATCTTCAGGGTGGGGGTTGCATACGACGATGCCTTCAACTTCTATTACGAGGATTCGCTCGACCTTCTGCGCATAAACGGCTGTGAACCTGTATTTTTCAGCCCACTGAGTGACAAAAGACTTCCCCAACTTGATGGGCTTTATATTGGAGGGGGCTACCCTGAGGTATTCGCAAAAGAGCTTTCAAGAAATGAGAGTATGCTTAAAGACCTGCAGAGAGTGCTTGATGATGGAATCCCGACAATTGCAGAGTGTGGTGGTTTAATTTATCTCGGAAAAAAACTCGCTGGATCGAGAGGGGTTGGTTTCCTGCCGATTGAGTCGGGTATGAATGGAAGGCACGTCAAGTTCACGGTTGCAGAGACGATAAACGACTCAGTATTATTTGCAAAAGGAAAGCGTGTACTGGGTCATGAGTTTCACTATACAGCGGTTCATGATCCGCCGGAAGATTTGCGGTTTGCATACAGGATGCTACGGGGAAATGGGATCGATGGCAAACATGATGGGATCATCCAGGGCGGAACACTTGCTTCGTACATGCATCTCCACTTTGCATCAGATCCTGAGTCTGTTGTAAGATTTAGAGAAGCGATGGAAGCGTTCAGGAGGGGGTGA
- a CDS encoding glutamyl-tRNA(Gln) amidotransferase, subunit D: protein MKIEEGSWVRLERGGKIYEGTLLPGATDHLVIKLSNGYNIGLKKDRVKILESREVEKAENAQQYEYHRDSSLPNLVILSTGGTIACRVDYRTGAVTSQFTASEILQAIPELEKIANFDAEVVYNILSENMQVSYWIELARRVYEKIKDGAEGIIITHGTDTLGFTAAALAFMVRTPVPIVLVGSQRSADRPSSDNVMNALAAAKVATSDIAEVVCVMHGSTSDDLCLIHRGVKVRKMHTSRRDAFRSINVNPIGKVSYPDLKIEIEESHTKRGEVALALYDGLEERVALVKFYPGADPEILDFYRERGYRGVVIEGTGLGHTSSTWFDAIGHLIDAGVIVVMTSQCLYGRVCDRVYDTGRDLLKLGVIEGEDMLPEVALIKLMWLLNREKDPDKIKDMMKTNIVGEITDSTDVIGGF from the coding sequence ATGAAGATTGAAGAGGGATCATGGGTGCGCCTGGAACGTGGAGGAAAAATCTATGAAGGTACACTCCTGCCAGGTGCCACTGATCATCTTGTGATCAAGCTTTCAAATGGGTATAATATCGGTCTTAAGAAGGACCGGGTGAAGATACTTGAGTCGCGAGAGGTTGAAAAGGCTGAGAACGCGCAGCAATATGAGTATCATCGCGACTCATCGCTTCCAAATCTTGTTATCCTCTCGACAGGCGGTACGATCGCATGCAGAGTGGACTACAGAACCGGTGCGGTTACAAGCCAGTTTACTGCAAGTGAGATCCTTCAGGCGATTCCAGAGCTTGAAAAAATCGCAAATTTCGATGCAGAGGTTGTTTACAACATCCTGAGCGAGAATATGCAGGTTTCTTACTGGATTGAGCTTGCAAGACGGGTTTATGAGAAGATCAAAGATGGTGCAGAAGGAATCATCATAACACATGGAACAGATACGCTTGGATTCACAGCCGCTGCGCTTGCATTCATGGTGCGAACTCCTGTTCCGATCGTACTCGTGGGCTCACAGCGCAGTGCAGACAGACCATCGAGCGATAATGTGATGAATGCGCTTGCCGCCGCGAAGGTTGCAACCTCAGATATTGCAGAGGTTGTCTGTGTGATGCACGGCTCAACCTCTGATGATCTTTGTTTGATCCACAGGGGCGTCAAGGTTCGAAAGATGCACACATCACGCAGGGATGCGTTCAGATCGATCAATGTAAATCCGATAGGAAAGGTGAGTTATCCAGACCTCAAAATTGAGATAGAAGAATCACATACAAAACGGGGAGAGGTGGCTTTAGCACTCTATGATGGTTTAGAAGAGCGAGTTGCACTTGTCAAGTTCTATCCTGGTGCAGACCCAGAAATCCTCGACTTTTACAGGGAACGAGGTTACAGAGGCGTTGTGATCGAAGGGACAGGGCTTGGTCATACATCGAGCACCTGGTTTGATGCGATAGGACACCTCATTGATGCTGGTGTTATCGTGGTTATGACCTCACAGTGTCTCTATGGCAGGGTATGTGACAGGGTCTATGATACAGGCCGCGACCTTCTCAAGCTTGGTGTAATTGAAGGGGAGGATATGCTTCCTGAAGTTGCACTTATAAAGCTTATGTGGCTTCTGAATCGAGAAAAAGATCCAGATAAGATTAAAGATATGATGAAAACCAATATAGTTGGTGAAATCACAGATTCAACAGATGTTATAGGTGGGTTTTGA
- a CDS encoding chorismate synthase: MLGNTFGRMFRVTTCGESYGRALFTIVDGVPPGLKLTNEMIQEELDKRRPGQSELDSPRKETDQVEIVAGMNQEGYTSGAPVGLLVYNVDTQDIHIQQYRDYKDEIRPGHAEYTFFVKYGGYADWCGAGRASGRETVGRVAGGAVAKQILLQEGIEVIGYVKESYGIRAKEMTFEEIKANYRKNELNCPDLEAAERMIEKILEVKDEGDTCGGIIEVIARGVPPGLGEPVFDKLRATIAHGLMSIGAVTGVEVGAGFEAARMKGSECNDLPYIDDEGRVRFRTNNSGGFSGGISNGEDIVVRIAVKPTPTISLPQKTVDIRKMEETTLAPITRRDATICPRIYPVAEAMVMIAITDALMMARGYEGLTRGDEIWKRLRE, translated from the coding sequence ATGCTTGGAAACACATTCGGAAGGATGTTCAGGGTTACAACATGCGGTGAATCCTATGGCAGAGCACTTTTTACCATCGTTGATGGTGTTCCACCAGGGCTTAAACTTACCAACGAAATGATTCAGGAGGAGCTTGATAAGCGACGTCCAGGTCAGAGTGAACTCGACTCACCCCGTAAGGAGACAGATCAGGTCGAGATCGTTGCAGGCATGAATCAGGAAGGGTACACATCGGGTGCACCGGTGGGGCTTCTCGTTTACAACGTGGATACGCAGGATATTCACATCCAGCAGTACCGTGATTACAAGGATGAGATCCGCCCTGGACATGCAGAGTATACATTCTTTGTCAAGTATGGCGGGTATGCAGACTGGTGTGGTGCAGGAAGGGCAAGCGGCAGGGAGACGGTTGGAAGGGTCGCAGGTGGAGCCGTTGCAAAGCAGATCCTGCTTCAGGAAGGAATCGAGGTGATCGGTTATGTCAAGGAGAGCTATGGGATAAGGGCAAAAGAGATGACCTTCGAGGAGATCAAAGCAAATTACCGAAAGAACGAACTCAACTGCCCCGATCTTGAGGCTGCCGAACGTATGATCGAGAAGATTCTTGAGGTCAAAGACGAGGGTGATACATGCGGTGGGATCATCGAGGTCATTGCAAGGGGTGTGCCACCAGGGCTTGGCGAACCTGTATTTGATAAGCTCAGGGCAACGATCGCACACGGGCTTATGTCAATCGGTGCGGTTACAGGCGTTGAGGTTGGTGCAGGCTTTGAAGCAGCACGGATGAAGGGATCTGAGTGTAACGATCTCCCATACATAGACGATGAAGGAAGGGTGAGGTTCAGAACGAACAACTCTGGCGGCTTCTCCGGCGGAATATCAAATGGAGAGGATATTGTTGTGAGGATTGCCGTGAAACCCACACCAACGATCTCACTTCCGCAGAAGACGGTAGATATCAGGAAGATGGAGGAGACGACCCTGGCGCCGATAACAAGGCGAGATGCCACGATCTGTCCAAGAATCTACCCTGTAGCAGAGGCGATGGTCATGATCGCGATAACAGATGCACTGATGATGGCAAGAGGATATGAAGGATTGACCAGGGGAGATGAAATCTGGAAGAGACTCAGAGAATGA
- a CDS encoding carbon-monoxide dehydrogenase, catalytic subunit: MHVYELYQRGIVSDAEVPKIKIQDLIEYVTMKELTVDEKAASLLGKAKKDDVEIVWDRFERQGDKCNFGELGICCRNCNMGPCRLTHPSLPVHLRKGPFATKAEKGVCGAGYDTIVAKNLTKAIAAGAAAHSDHGRDVAETLLLVAANKASGYTIKDEKKLDALASEFGIDTAGKSKEEIAGELARAVLDEFGTLKGRLQFVERAPEARRKVWQDHGITPRGIDREIVEMMHRLHIGVDNEYVSLILQGLRVAISDGWGGSMVATELSDVLFGTPKPVKSSVNLGVLDEKKVNIIVHGHEPILSEMIADAAEDPELIELAKSAGAEGINLCGICCTANELLMRRGIPIAGNFLNQELALITGVVEAMIVDVQCIMPSLGEIAKCYHTLLISTSSKAKFPHAEHIEFDVTRGKEIGKEIVKQAVLNFKSRNPDRVQVPSDPVEMMAGFSAEAIIEALGGSLTPLIDVIKAGKIRGIAALVGCNNPKVTQDKNHTVIAKELIKRNILVVETGCSAIACAKAGMLLPSAAEMAGEGLKAVCNSLGIPPVLHMGSCVDISRILVVAGAIADELGVDISDLPIAAAAPEWMSEKAVSIGAYAVASGIYTLLGVSPAIFGSSNVVELLTAGAEDVVGGKFAVESDPVKAADMIANVIEDKRMSLGI; this comes from the coding sequence ATGCATGTTTATGAACTTTACCAGAGAGGAATAGTATCTGACGCAGAAGTTCCAAAAATTAAAATACAGGATCTTATAGAGTATGTTACTATGAAAGAGTTAACGGTAGATGAGAAAGCAGCATCACTTCTGGGGAAGGCAAAAAAGGATGACGTTGAGATTGTCTGGGATCGTTTTGAGCGGCAGGGGGATAAATGCAACTTTGGAGAGCTTGGGATATGCTGCAGAAACTGCAATATGGGACCGTGCAGACTCACACATCCCTCGCTACCGGTGCATCTGAGGAAGGGGCCATTTGCGACAAAGGCAGAGAAAGGAGTGTGTGGTGCAGGATATGATACGATCGTTGCGAAAAACCTCACAAAGGCCATTGCAGCAGGTGCTGCAGCACATTCAGATCACGGAAGAGATGTAGCAGAAACGTTACTTCTTGTAGCAGCGAATAAGGCATCGGGCTATACAATCAAGGACGAAAAGAAACTTGACGCCCTTGCATCAGAGTTTGGAATTGATACAGCAGGCAAGAGTAAAGAAGAGATCGCAGGAGAGCTTGCACGTGCCGTGCTTGATGAGTTCGGGACGCTCAAGGGTAGATTGCAGTTTGTTGAGCGTGCACCTGAGGCAAGACGGAAAGTCTGGCAGGATCACGGGATCACACCACGCGGTATCGATCGTGAGATCGTTGAGATGATGCACAGGCTACATATCGGGGTTGATAACGAATATGTGAGCCTGATCCTGCAGGGGTTAAGGGTAGCCATATCAGATGGCTGGGGTGGATCGATGGTAGCAACAGAACTTTCTGATGTCCTCTTTGGAACACCAAAACCTGTAAAGTCGAGTGTAAATCTCGGGGTACTTGATGAGAAAAAGGTCAATATCATTGTACACGGACACGAACCGATCCTCTCTGAGATGATCGCGGATGCAGCAGAAGATCCTGAGCTCATTGAACTTGCAAAGAGCGCAGGTGCCGAGGGTATCAATCTATGTGGAATCTGCTGCACTGCAAATGAGCTGCTGATGCGTCGTGGAATCCCAATTGCAGGAAACTTCCTCAATCAGGAACTTGCACTCATCACAGGGGTTGTTGAAGCGATGATCGTTGACGTACAGTGCATAATGCCATCACTCGGCGAGATTGCAAAGTGCTATCATACACTGCTCATCTCAACATCCTCAAAGGCAAAGTTCCCCCATGCTGAGCATATCGAGTTTGATGTAACACGGGGCAAGGAGATTGGAAAGGAGATCGTAAAACAGGCAGTTCTGAACTTCAAGAGCCGTAACCCTGATCGAGTTCAGGTGCCTTCAGATCCCGTTGAGATGATGGCGGGATTCAGTGCTGAGGCAATCATCGAGGCACTTGGTGGAAGCCTGACGCCGCTCATCGACGTGATAAAAGCGGGTAAGATCAGGGGGATTGCTGCACTCGTTGGTTGCAACAATCCGAAGGTCACACAGGATAAGAATCATACCGTGATCGCAAAAGAACTCATCAAGAGAAATATACTTGTGGTTGAGACAGGGTGCAGCGCAATCGCCTGTGCAAAGGCAGGCATGCTTCTCCCAAGTGCTGCAGAGATGGCAGGAGAAGGGCTTAAGGCAGTCTGCAACTCACTCGGCATCCCACCGGTTCTTCACATGGGCTCGTGTGTTGATATAAGCAGGATACTCGTTGTTGCAGGTGCAATCGCAGATGAACTCGGTGTTGACATCTCGGATCTACCCATTGCAGCCGCAGCACCTGAGTGGATGAGTGAGAAAGCAGTGAGTATCGGCGCTTATGCGGTTGCATCAGGAATTTACACACTCCTTGGCGTATCTCCTGCAATCTTTGGAAGTTCCAATGTCGTTGAACTCCTGACAGCAGGTGCTGAGGATGTTGTTGGTGGCAAATTTGCAGTTGAATCCGATCCAGTAAAAGCGGCTGATATGATCGCGAATGTGATCGAAGATAAGCGCATGAGTCTCGGAATTTGA
- a CDS encoding Holliday junction resolvase yields the protein MPGRSGRPLVVLGIDPGTATTGWGVVESSNNLMRLLDCGYISTPAKMEHAKRLKMIYDEISAIIDRFNPDEAGIERLYFYANAKTAMDVSEARGVLMLATVTMGVETFSYTPLEVKQAITGYGKAKKAQVGEMVRLLLNLHDIPKPDDTADAIAVAICHINRNSPLLQIK from the coding sequence ATGCCAGGACGCTCTGGTAGGCCACTTGTTGTACTTGGAATTGATCCTGGAACTGCAACCACTGGATGGGGGGTTGTTGAATCGAGCAACAATTTGATGAGGCTTCTTGATTGTGGTTATATAAGCACCCCTGCAAAGATGGAACATGCTAAACGACTCAAGATGATCTATGACGAAATATCTGCAATCATCGACCGTTTTAACCCCGATGAAGCTGGAATTGAACGGCTCTACTTTTATGCGAACGCAAAAACCGCTATGGACGTGAGCGAAGCAAGAGGAGTTCTAATGCTCGCTACTGTGACGATGGGGGTTGAAACTTTTTCGTACACCCCACTTGAGGTTAAACAGGCAATAACTGGGTATGGGAAAGCAAAGAAAGCCCAGGTTGGGGAGATGGTGCGTCTGCTTCTTAATCTGCACGATATACCAAAGCCTGATGATACAGCAGATGCAATAGCGGTTGCGATCTGCCATATCAACAGGAACAGTCCGTTGTTACAGATCAAATAG
- a CDS encoding Initiation factor 2B alpha/beta/delta, translated as MWIACETRPLNQGSRITAWELMEDKIPVTLITDSSAAYLMQRGLIDKVIVGADRIVKDAVFNKIGTYSHAVNAKHHGIPFYVAAPTSTFDLNHTEADIKVEERDGDELRYFKGIKNAPDGVDVLNFAFDATPLELVSAIVTEEGIIDARTLW; from the coding sequence ATGTGGATTGCATGTGAGACCCGTCCGCTCAATCAGGGCTCAAGGATCACAGCATGGGAACTTATGGAAGATAAAATACCTGTCACGCTCATAACCGACTCATCTGCCGCATATCTCATGCAACGTGGGCTAATCGACAAGGTGATTGTTGGTGCGGACAGAATCGTCAAAGATGCGGTATTTAACAAGATCGGGACATACTCACATGCTGTAAATGCAAAGCATCACGGGATACCCTTCTATGTTGCAGCACCAACCTCGACGTTCGATCTTAATCACACAGAAGCAGATATAAAGGTTGAAGAGCGAGATGGGGATGAGCTTCGATACTTCAAGGGAATCAAGAACGCCCCTGATGGAGTTGATGTTTTGAACTTTGCATTTGATGCAACACCGCTTGAGCTTGTCTCTGCGATTGTCACGGAGGAGGGGATTATTGATGCCAGGACGCTCTGGTAG